In Arthrobacter sp. QXT-31, one genomic interval encodes:
- a CDS encoding DUF937 domain-containing protein has translation MSDIQELLGQIPVQQIASMLGTDTASAQAAVEAAVPTLLAGMQSNVQAPDGAAALESQLARHRNGLADGGVDPSQVDTQDGEKIVGHVFGGQQDQVANRLAGTANLGGVGGDLVRRLLPILAPIVMSYLAKKVLGGGQGSAGQTSPAGGIDLGSILGGILGGGLGSGGPGPGGPGGGHGSGGLGDILGGILGGGPQPRQSPPAAQGVEPGTLPAPTGPRTVTPGELIEVDLPDENR, from the coding sequence ATGAGCGACATCCAGGAGCTTTTGGGACAGATTCCTGTCCAGCAGATCGCCTCCATGCTGGGGACAGATACGGCGTCCGCACAGGCCGCCGTCGAGGCCGCGGTGCCCACACTGCTAGCCGGAATGCAGAGCAACGTCCAGGCGCCGGACGGTGCAGCGGCGCTGGAGTCCCAGCTGGCCAGGCACCGGAACGGACTCGCTGATGGCGGCGTGGATCCGTCGCAGGTGGACACCCAGGACGGTGAAAAGATCGTTGGCCATGTCTTCGGCGGCCAGCAGGACCAGGTGGCGAACCGGCTGGCCGGAACGGCAAACCTCGGCGGAGTCGGCGGGGACCTTGTCCGCAGGCTGTTGCCGATCCTCGCCCCGATCGTCATGTCGTACCTGGCCAAGAAGGTCCTCGGCGGCGGCCAGGGTTCCGCCGGCCAGACATCCCCGGCTGGCGGGATTGACCTGGGGAGCATCCTCGGAGGAATCCTGGGCGGCGGGCTGGGGTCCGGCGGACCCGGTCCTGGCGGACCGGGCGGCGGGCACGGTTCTGGCGGCCTTGGCGACATCCTGGGCGGTATTCTCGGTGGCGGTCCGCAGCCCCGGCAGTCCCCGCCGGCAGCACAGGGCGTGGAACCAGGCACGCTGCCCGCGCCGACGGGCCCGCGGACAGTGACGCCCGGCGAGCTGATCGAGGTGGACCTGCCCGACGAGAACCGCTAG
- the truB gene encoding tRNA pseudouridine(55) synthase TruB yields MLSGLVIVDKPQGWTSHDVVGRMRRIAGTRKVGHAGTLDPMATGVLVLGINKATRLLTYIVGTSKTYTATIRLGESTITDDAEGEVVSRTSAASLTEDAIRSGVDSLTGEIQQVPSSVSAIKVNGERSYARVRSGEDVQLAARPVTIHRFDIHEIRRDHAAGHDTDVVDIDVTVECSSGTYIRALARDLGNSLGVGGHLTALRRTNVGPYSLDQARTLEQLAEDLEVLEMSQAARALMPNRELSADETTEISFGRRIAAGAAAGTPGAATAEKPAAAFAPDGSLVALLADSGSFAKPVLVFAPGTGPGVSNSSGASSSSDAGAGVPNGSRADSGGRA; encoded by the coding sequence GTGCTTTCTGGACTGGTAATAGTGGACAAGCCGCAGGGATGGACCAGCCACGATGTGGTTGGACGGATGCGGCGGATCGCCGGCACCCGGAAAGTGGGCCACGCGGGCACACTGGATCCGATGGCCACGGGCGTGCTGGTCCTCGGCATCAACAAGGCCACCCGGCTGCTGACGTACATCGTGGGCACGTCCAAGACCTATACGGCCACCATCCGGCTGGGGGAATCCACCATTACCGATGACGCCGAAGGCGAAGTGGTGAGCCGGACCAGCGCAGCGTCCCTGACCGAGGACGCCATCCGCTCCGGAGTGGACTCCCTGACGGGGGAGATCCAGCAGGTTCCCAGCAGCGTCAGTGCCATCAAGGTCAACGGTGAGCGCTCCTATGCCCGTGTCCGTTCCGGGGAAGACGTCCAGCTGGCTGCCCGGCCGGTCACCATCCACCGCTTCGACATTCACGAAATCCGCCGGGACCACGCCGCAGGGCACGACACGGATGTGGTGGACATCGACGTGACGGTTGAATGCTCGTCGGGCACATACATCCGTGCCCTGGCACGGGACCTTGGAAATTCGCTCGGCGTCGGTGGCCACCTGACTGCGCTGCGCCGGACCAATGTGGGCCCATACTCGCTGGACCAGGCCCGCACCCTCGAGCAGCTCGCCGAAGACCTCGAAGTCCTGGAAATGTCCCAGGCGGCCAGGGCGTTGATGCCCAACCGCGAGCTCAGTGCAGACGAAACCACGGAGATTTCCTTCGGCCGGCGCATCGCGGCCGGCGCCGCTGCCGGCACACCGGGGGCGGCGACGGCGGAGAAGCCCGCGGCCGCGTTCGCGCCGGACGGTTCGCTGGTGGCGCTACTCGCGGACAGCGGAAGCTTCGCCAAACCTGTGCTGGTCTTCGCCCCGGGGACGGGACCCGGCGTCTCCAACAGTTCCGGCGCATCCAGCAGTTCCGACGCAGGGGCCGGCGTCCCTAACGGTTCGCGTGCCGACAGCGGCGGGCGGGCCTAG
- a CDS encoding pyridoxal phosphate-dependent aminotransferase, which produces MPELSAHIRDVPVNQIREITEAAWRTPGALILSIGEPGFPLPRHVLDAGIACLDRDETNYTPNAGFPALREAFAARFRELSGADIGADRVYVVDGAQQGLHFAMSLLLAPGDEILIPNPGYPTFAMTSRLLHAVPVQYPLYPAHDFQPRIADIEALITDRTRVLVLNSPSNPLGAVLREDLTRELVELARRHDLWIISDECYEAFTYDVPHVSPARFDSTVPGEARVFTSLTLSKTYGLTGLRIGALVCPPGLEQRMNNVMEAIVSCVASPSQYAALAALTGPQDYVSQAHAHYRANRDAASAVLAEKGIPFLSAQGAFYLWADVSHVSGGNVRAWVKQFLADAGVSFAPGTAFGSIGEGWIRIALCGDQRELVEGVGRLPRRHPAP; this is translated from the coding sequence ATGCCCGAGCTTTCCGCCCACATACGCGACGTCCCCGTAAACCAGATCCGCGAGATCACCGAGGCCGCGTGGCGCACCCCCGGTGCGCTGATCCTGAGTATCGGGGAGCCCGGGTTCCCGCTCCCCCGCCACGTGCTGGATGCCGGAATCGCCTGCCTTGACCGCGACGAGACCAACTACACTCCCAACGCCGGCTTTCCGGCGCTCCGCGAGGCTTTCGCCGCAAGGTTCCGCGAACTGTCGGGCGCAGACATAGGAGCGGACCGTGTTTACGTGGTTGATGGCGCACAGCAAGGCCTGCACTTTGCCATGAGCCTGCTACTGGCTCCCGGTGACGAGATCCTGATTCCCAATCCCGGCTATCCCACGTTTGCCATGACCAGCCGGCTGCTGCATGCCGTGCCCGTGCAGTATCCCCTGTATCCCGCCCACGATTTCCAGCCGCGCATCGCGGACATCGAGGCGCTCATCACGGACCGGACACGCGTGCTCGTGCTCAACTCGCCGTCGAACCCCCTGGGCGCAGTCCTCCGGGAGGACCTGACCCGGGAACTGGTGGAGCTGGCCCGCCGGCACGACCTGTGGATCATCTCGGACGAGTGCTACGAGGCCTTCACCTACGACGTTCCGCACGTGAGTCCTGCCCGGTTCGACAGCACCGTTCCCGGCGAGGCCCGCGTCTTCACATCGCTGACGCTTTCCAAGACCTATGGGCTCACCGGGCTGCGCATCGGCGCCCTGGTCTGCCCGCCCGGTCTGGAGCAGCGCATGAACAACGTCATGGAGGCCATCGTCTCCTGCGTGGCATCGCCGTCCCAGTACGCGGCGCTCGCCGCCCTGACCGGCCCCCAGGACTACGTGTCGCAGGCCCACGCGCACTACCGCGCCAACCGTGACGCCGCATCCGCTGTGCTGGCAGAGAAGGGCATTCCATTTCTCAGTGCCCAGGGCGCGTTCTACCTCTGGGCGGACGTCTCGCACGTGAGCGGCGGAAACGTCAGGGCCTGGGTGAAGCAGTTCCTCGCCGACGCCGGTGTCTCTTTTGCTCCCGGAACTGCTTTTGGTTCCATCGGCGAGGGCTGGATCCGCATAGCCCTGTGCGGGGATCAACGCGAATTGGTCGAGGGCGTGGGCCGGTTGCCCCGCAGGCATCCGGCTCCGTAG
- a CDS encoding nucleoside deaminase, which translates to MRAHPSAADVTGYLTEAVALAERNVAAGGGPFGALVVTADGTVHEGVNRVTRDNDPTAHAEVVAIRTAAAETKNFDLSGAVLYASCEPCPLCLAAALWARIDRVYFAADRHGAAAAGFDDAVFYEYFDGSRPELLPVSHTPVPTSGSPFDAWRSNAERTNY; encoded by the coding sequence ATGCGCGCCCACCCATCAGCTGCAGACGTGACCGGCTACCTGACCGAGGCGGTGGCCCTGGCTGAACGGAACGTCGCGGCCGGCGGCGGACCCTTCGGCGCACTGGTGGTCACGGCCGACGGCACCGTCCACGAAGGGGTCAACCGCGTCACACGGGACAACGACCCCACCGCCCATGCCGAGGTGGTGGCAATCCGCACTGCCGCTGCTGAGACGAAAAATTTCGACCTGAGTGGCGCAGTCCTTTACGCCAGCTGCGAGCCATGCCCGCTGTGCCTCGCGGCCGCCCTCTGGGCGCGGATTGACCGGGTGTACTTCGCGGCCGACAGGCACGGTGCAGCAGCGGCGGGTTTTGACGACGCCGTCTTCTATGAGTACTTCGATGGCTCCCGGCCGGAATTGCTGCCGGTCAGCCACACTCCGGTTCCGACGTCGGGCAGCCCATTCGATGCGTGGCGCAGCAACGCCGAACGGACCAACTACTAA
- a CDS encoding HNH endonuclease signature motif containing protein gives MNPATIRKIACDADLIPVVLGTGGRILDVGRASRIFPPHIRKAIMARDQGCAFPQCTMPAPWCEAHHITYWSRGGPTSTANGVLLCSYHHHLIHKENWTIEVTNEVPWFKPPPELDRGRKPRRNQYFRSRPHRE, from the coding sequence GTGAACCCGGCCACGATCCGCAAAATCGCCTGCGACGCCGACCTCATCCCCGTCGTCCTCGGCACCGGCGGCCGCATCCTCGACGTCGGCCGCGCCTCACGGATCTTCCCGCCCCACATCCGCAAAGCCATCATGGCCCGCGACCAAGGCTGCGCGTTCCCGCAATGCACCATGCCCGCACCCTGGTGCGAAGCCCACCACATCACCTACTGGTCACGCGGCGGACCCACCAGCACCGCAAACGGCGTCCTCCTCTGCAGCTATCACCACCACCTGATCCATAAGGAAAACTGGACCATCGAAGTCACCAACGAAGTCCCCTGGTTCAAACCACCACCAGAACTCGACCGGGGGCGTAAACCCCGCCGCAACCAATACTTCAGATCACGCCCCCACCGGGAATGA
- a CDS encoding DUF222 domain-containing protein: MTAVERLSRRVEHLQVVAAGAVERSRTAALTAAAAPLVPDAVPVPDADPNADGSRNTVDFLRTRLGISACEARRRLTLADSILPRAGFGGQQLPPRYGELATAVSTAQVSSRAATTITLALDRARHFTTPARTAAMEHELTQTAIDNDADFVTRVARHWAEAIDQDGPEPSEPALRQIQGAFIRRPKHGLHHLEIFATPEQFETLTTAMNTATNPRTPAPEHADGNGSDGDGGNGSHGAGGGTARRRRDQRGGGC; this comes from the coding sequence ATGACGGCGGTGGAGCGGCTCTCCCGGAGGGTGGAGCATCTGCAGGTAGTCGCCGCCGGTGCCGTGGAGAGGTCCCGCACCGCGGCCCTCACCGCCGCCGCGGCACCCCTGGTCCCCGACGCCGTTCCCGTCCCGGATGCGGACCCCAATGCTGATGGTTCCCGGAATACCGTGGATTTCCTTCGGACCAGGCTGGGCATCAGCGCCTGCGAGGCCCGCCGCCGCCTCACCCTGGCCGACTCCATCCTTCCCAGGGCAGGATTCGGCGGCCAACAGCTACCGCCCCGCTACGGGGAACTCGCGACGGCGGTCAGCACCGCCCAGGTCAGCTCCCGTGCCGCGACCACGATCACCCTCGCCCTGGACCGGGCCCGGCACTTCACCACCCCCGCCCGCACCGCCGCGATGGAACACGAACTCACTCAAACGGCGATCGACAATGACGCCGACTTCGTCACGCGCGTCGCCCGGCACTGGGCCGAGGCGATCGACCAGGACGGCCCCGAACCCTCCGAACCCGCGCTCCGCCAGATCCAGGGCGCCTTCATCCGCCGCCCCAAACACGGCCTGCACCACCTGGAAATCTTCGCCACCCCCGAACAGTTCGAAACCCTCACCACCGCCATGAACACCGCCACCAACCCCCGCACCCCGGCCCCGGAACACGCAGACGGGAATGGCAGCGACGGCGATGGCGGGAATGGCAGCCACGGCGCCGGCGGCGGGACGGCGCGGCGGCGGCGGGACCAGCGGGGCGGCGGATGCTGA
- a CDS encoding IS110 family transposase, translating into MANQHLKVIAGIDTHADTHHVAIIDETGRHITDKEFLAVGSGYRSIAAFIIGFGQVIAAGVEGTGSYGAELARVLTGEGIRVLEVMRPNRQGRRLRGKSDPLDAYQAAEAALAGRNVATPKSRDGAGGIPAGPARRAGNGHARPGSGHDPDQKHPHGSTRDAPGQIPAPDPRRHDGRPGENPPRRGHDKTRERHRGRAQTPRHPLPRLGSGSGP; encoded by the coding sequence ATGGCAAACCAACATCTGAAAGTCATCGCCGGGATCGACACTCACGCCGACACCCACCACGTCGCAATCATCGACGAGACCGGCAGACACATTACGGACAAAGAGTTTCTCGCTGTGGGTTCGGGCTACCGGAGCATTGCGGCCTTCATCATCGGGTTCGGCCAGGTCATTGCCGCCGGGGTGGAAGGCACCGGCAGCTACGGTGCCGAACTCGCCCGTGTCCTGACCGGGGAAGGCATCCGGGTTCTGGAAGTCATGCGCCCGAACCGGCAGGGACGCCGGCTCAGGGGCAAATCCGATCCCCTGGACGCGTACCAGGCGGCCGAGGCTGCGCTGGCCGGCCGGAACGTTGCAACACCAAAATCCAGGGATGGCGCGGGTGGAATCCCTGCGGGTCCTGCGCGCCGAGCGGGCAACGGCCATGCGCGCCCGGGTAGCGGTCATGACCCAGATCAAAAGCATCCTCACGGCAGCACCCGAGACGCTCCGGGCCAAATACCGGCACCTGACCCGCGCCGCCATGATGGCCGCCCTGGAGAAAACCCGCCCCGCAGGGGACATGACAAAACCCGTGAACGCCACCGCGGCCGTGCTCAAACGCCTCGCCATCCGTTACCGCGCCTTGGATCAGGAAGTGGCCCGTGA
- a CDS encoding ScyD/ScyE family protein: MEKQRAFLAAVAAAALLLSASPAGHAAPAGDAKGSQPAPVVLAKGLLSPLHLSDGQDGSVLVSEEFAGRLTKIARDGSKSVVYRDAAWDVAGTDRRGRTIYIAESQGAGPMDPRPLAGHIRSIDADGKQRTFGDLAALETKHNADGGTSFGFKNLPAACAAKLPKDVPISYKGQIDSHPYGIDVYGSTIYVADAGANSIVSVDVKSGEAETVAVLPARPHTFTAAEAAALKLPGCIVGHTYRFEPVPTDVKRGPDGWLYVSVLPGGPEDPALGARGAVFKINPDNGRVKLFADDVMSPTGVDMDDDGHVYVASLFGKGVLRLSAHSGKQTVVLPGVLTADVDIRGETVYATVNSLPVPNAAPDGRVVKMPLDD; this comes from the coding sequence ATGGAAAAGCAACGAGCATTTTTGGCGGCGGTCGCGGCTGCCGCACTCCTGTTGTCGGCGTCCCCGGCGGGCCATGCAGCCCCGGCCGGCGACGCGAAAGGGAGCCAGCCCGCACCGGTTGTGCTTGCGAAAGGCCTCTTGAGTCCGCTCCACCTCAGCGACGGCCAGGACGGTTCCGTGCTGGTCAGCGAGGAATTCGCGGGGCGGCTGACCAAAATCGCCCGGGACGGCAGCAAGTCGGTGGTCTACCGGGATGCAGCCTGGGATGTGGCTGGCACCGACCGCCGCGGCCGGACCATCTACATCGCCGAGAGCCAGGGCGCCGGCCCCATGGATCCGAGGCCCTTGGCCGGACACATCAGGAGCATTGACGCCGACGGCAAGCAACGTACCTTCGGCGACCTGGCCGCCCTTGAGACGAAGCACAACGCCGACGGCGGCACCAGCTTCGGTTTCAAGAATCTCCCTGCCGCCTGCGCTGCAAAACTGCCGAAGGACGTGCCCATCTCCTACAAGGGCCAGATCGATTCGCATCCCTATGGAATCGACGTCTATGGCAGCACCATCTACGTTGCCGACGCCGGAGCCAACAGCATCGTTTCGGTCGACGTGAAGTCAGGTGAGGCTGAGACGGTTGCCGTGCTGCCGGCCCGGCCGCACACCTTCACCGCCGCGGAGGCTGCGGCCCTCAAACTTCCGGGCTGCATCGTCGGGCACACCTACCGGTTCGAGCCGGTACCAACCGATGTTAAGCGCGGACCGGACGGCTGGCTGTATGTCTCCGTGCTGCCCGGCGGTCCGGAGGACCCGGCACTGGGAGCCCGCGGAGCTGTGTTCAAGATCAATCCGGACAACGGCCGCGTCAAGCTGTTTGCCGACGACGTCATGTCACCGACCGGCGTGGACATGGACGACGACGGGCACGTGTATGTCGCGTCCCTGTTCGGCAAGGGCGTGCTGAGGCTGTCTGCCCATTCCGGCAAGCAGACGGTGGTGCTTCCGGGTGTGCTCACGGCCGACGTCGACATCAGGGGCGAAACCGTCTATGCCACGGTCAATTCCCTGCCGGTTCCGAATGCGGCACCGGACGGCCGCGTCGTGAAGATGCCGCTGGACGACTGA
- the rbfA gene encoding 30S ribosome-binding factor RbfA: MADPARAAKMAQRIKVVVAEALGRKVKDPRLEGITVTDARVTNDLQHATVYYTVFGDQAVQADAAKGLEKAKGVLRQEVGRNITARLTPTLEFVADQIPVNASNLEELLRTAKQRDAEVAELARNAKHAGEADPYKSDVQPDVEIDEDDFDEEDLDLVDGDSIDEDRNH, from the coding sequence ATGGCTGATCCGGCACGCGCTGCCAAGATGGCGCAGCGGATTAAGGTTGTTGTTGCTGAGGCTTTGGGCCGGAAGGTGAAGGATCCCCGGCTTGAGGGGATTACCGTTACCGACGCCCGGGTGACCAACGACCTGCAGCATGCGACCGTGTACTACACCGTGTTCGGCGACCAGGCCGTGCAGGCTGATGCCGCCAAGGGGCTGGAGAAGGCCAAGGGCGTGCTTCGGCAGGAAGTTGGCCGGAACATCACTGCCCGGCTGACCCCCACGCTTGAGTTCGTGGCGGACCAGATCCCCGTGAATGCGTCCAACCTCGAGGAGCTGCTCCGCACGGCGAAGCAGCGCGACGCCGAGGTGGCCGAACTGGCACGGAACGCCAAGCATGCGGGCGAGGCCGACCCGTACAAGAGCGACGTCCAGCCGGACGTGGAAATCGACGAAGACGACTTCGACGAAGAGGACCTCGATCTGGTGGACGGCGACTCAATCGATGAGGACCGGAACCACTAG